The following are encoded in a window of Brevibacillus sp. DP1.3A genomic DNA:
- the ftsZ gene encoding cell division protein FtsZ yields the protein MLEFDMDLESFARIKVIGCGGGGSNAVNRMIAGGVKGVEFITLNTDAQALQLSSADIKLQIGEKLTRGLGAGANPEIGKKAAEESRDLIENALRGADMVFVTAGMGGGTGTGAAPVVAEIAKEMGALTVGVVTRPFSFEGRRRSQHGEIGIAALKEKVDTLIVIPNDRLLEIVDKNTPMLEAFREVDNVLRQGVQGISDLIAVPGLINLDFADVKTIMTERGSALMGIGVSSGENRAAEAARRAISSPLLETAIDGARGVLMNITGGTNLSLYEVNEAADIVSSASDPDVNMIFGAVINEDLKNELVVTVIATGFEHSQRAVEAPRRQQQPINTPGNRPTPVSNTNNSRAKEEEEDKSFFSMGNLDNLDIPAFLRNRRRNKN from the coding sequence ATGCTGGAATTTGATATGGACTTGGAATCCTTTGCACGAATTAAAGTCATTGGTTGCGGGGGCGGAGGTAGTAACGCAGTAAACCGCATGATCGCAGGTGGAGTAAAGGGTGTAGAATTCATCACCTTGAACACTGACGCGCAAGCACTTCAGCTCTCTAGTGCAGATATCAAGCTGCAAATCGGGGAAAAGCTGACACGTGGACTTGGAGCAGGTGCGAATCCTGAGATCGGTAAAAAAGCGGCGGAAGAAAGCCGTGATTTGATTGAAAACGCTCTGCGTGGAGCTGACATGGTATTCGTAACTGCCGGTATGGGTGGTGGTACGGGTACAGGTGCAGCACCTGTTGTTGCAGAGATCGCCAAAGAAATGGGTGCTCTTACAGTTGGTGTTGTAACCCGTCCATTCTCCTTCGAGGGTCGTAGACGTTCCCAGCACGGTGAGATCGGTATCGCTGCTCTGAAAGAAAAAGTAGACACACTGATCGTGATTCCTAACGACCGTCTGCTGGAAATCGTTGATAAAAATACGCCAATGCTCGAAGCGTTCCGCGAAGTTGACAACGTACTGCGACAAGGTGTTCAAGGTATTTCCGATCTGATTGCGGTACCTGGATTGATCAACTTGGACTTCGCTGACGTGAAGACGATCATGACTGAGCGCGGTTCTGCTCTCATGGGAATCGGTGTAAGCAGCGGCGAAAATCGTGCGGCTGAAGCAGCTCGGCGCGCTATTTCCAGCCCACTGCTCGAGACTGCGATTGATGGTGCACGCGGTGTTCTCATGAACATCACAGGCGGTACGAACCTGAGCTTGTATGAAGTAAACGAAGCAGCTGACATCGTATCTTCTGCATCGGACCCAGATGTAAACATGATTTTCGGTGCGGTAATTAACGAGGATCTGAAAAATGAATTGGTAGTGACCGTGATTGCTACAGGCTTCGAGCATAGTCAACGCGCGGTGGAGGCTCCTCGCCGTCAACAACAGCCGATCAACACGCCTGGCAATCGTCCGACACCAGTTTCCAATACGAATAACAGCCGCGCGAAGGAAGAAGAGGAAGACAAGTCCTTCTTCTCCATGGGCAACCTGGATAATCTGGATATTCCAGCATTCCTGCGCAATCGCCGCCGCAACAAAAACTAA